One window of the Macaca thibetana thibetana isolate TM-01 chromosome 1, ASM2454274v1, whole genome shotgun sequence genome contains the following:
- the S1PR1 gene encoding sphingosine 1-phosphate receptor 1 gives MGSTSVPLVKALRSSVSDYVNYDIIVRHYNYTGKLNTSADRENSIKLTSVVFILICCFIILENIFVLLTIWKTKKFHRPMYYFIGNLALSDLLAGVAYTANLLLSGATTYKLTPAQWFLREGSMFVALSASVFSLLAIAIERYITMLKMKLHNGSNNFRLFLLISACWVISLILGGLPIMGWNCISALPSCSTVLPLYHKHYILFCTTVFTLLLLSIVILYCRIYSLVRTRSRRLTFRKNMSKASRSSEKSLALLKTVIIVLSVFIACWAPLFILLLLDVGCKVKTCDILFRAEYFLVLAVLNSGTNPIIYTLTNKEMRRAFIRIMSCCKCPSGDSAGKFKRPIIAGMEFSRSKSDNSSHPQKDDGDNPETIMSSGNVNSSS, from the coding sequence ATGGGGTCCACCAGCGTCCCGCTGGTCAAGGCCCTCCGCAGCTCGGTCTCTGACTACGTCAACTATGATATTATTGTCCGGCATTACAACTACACGGGAAAGCTGAATACCAGCGCGGACAGGGAGAACAGCATTAAACTGACCTCGGTGGTGTTCATTCTTATCTGCTGCTTTATCATCCTCGAGAACATCTTTGTCTTGCTGACTATTTGGAAAACCAAGAAATTCCACCGACCCATGTACTATTTTATTGGCAATCTGGCCCTCTCAGACCTGTTGGCAGGAGTGGCCTACACAGCTAACCTGCTCTTGTCTGGGGCCACCACCTACAAGCTCACTCCCGCCCAGTGGTTTCTGCGGGAAGGGAGTATGTTTGTGGCCCTGTCAGCCTCCGTGTTCAGTCTCCTCGCCATCGCCATTGAGCGCTATATCACGATGCTGAAAATGAAACTCCACAACGGGAGCAATAACTTCCGCCTCTTCCTGCTGATCAGCGCCTGCTGGGTCATCTCCCTCATCCTGGGTGGCCTGCCCATCATGGGCTGGAACTGCATCAGCGCGCTGCCCAGCTGCTCCACTGTGCTGCCGCTCTACCACAAGCACTATATCCTCTTCTGCACCACGGTCTTCACTCTGCTCCTGCTCTCCATCGTCATTCTGTACTGCAGGATCTACTCCTTGGTCAGGACTCGGAGCCGCCGCCTGACGTTCCGCAAGAACATGTCCAAGGCCAGCCGCAGCTCTGAGAAGTCGCTGGCGCTGCTCAAGACCGTAATTATCGTCCTGAGCGTCTTCATCGCCTGCTGGGCACCGCTCTTCATCCTGCTCCTGCTGGATGTGGGCTGCAAGGTGAAGACCTGCGACATCCTCTTCAGAGCGGAGTACTTCCTGGTGTTAGCTGTGCTCAACTCCGGCACCAACCCCATCATTTACACTCTGACCAACAAGGAGATGCGCCGGGCCTTCATCCGGATCATGTCCTGCTGCAAGTGCCCGAGCGGAGACTCTGCTGGCAAATTCAAACGACCCATCATCGCCGGCATGGAATTCAGCCGCAGCAAATCGGACAATTCCTCCCACCCCCAGAAGGACGATGGGGACAACCCAGAGACCATTATGTCTTCTGGAAACGTCAACTCTTCTTCCTAG